One region of Miscanthus floridulus cultivar M001 chromosome 19, ASM1932011v1, whole genome shotgun sequence genomic DNA includes:
- the LOC136528608 gene encoding uncharacterized protein, whose amino-acid sequence MRCNGRDRAAVFVSPPPGVDWPQAADPTAQTSARTDDVHWAALKTQGGSSVPAVIASPTTATQRTSEGDIEHQTPTPVPEVEKDPVEPAEHAEQGRSRRRSFATSFRKSKLSASTENPDQLAGCGTTSPATAGQTAQQPAVEEPVVGTPPGPQQADNQTPVPERLVEKTAEQSTSAPSTNLAEADTMAPREPDLAEEQQPEVAQSILADATARGKALVVVESADSRPAPPPEQEAEEEEVEEVLGRPQDRRQHVYVSRYRNDEWVMHEEIPEIEETLRVERAAKRLVTEVQDLMKTAKYRKRCFDQIEGITATNK is encoded by the exons atgaga tgtaatggtcgtgaccgggcagcagtgttcgtgtcgcctccccccggtgtagattggccgcaagctgccgacccaaccgcccagaccagcgccaggaccgacgacgtccactgggcggcactcaaGACT cagggtggctcctccgtgccagcagtgatcgcatcaccgaccactgcaacacagaggacaagcgagggagacatcgagcatcaaaccccgacgcctgtaccggaggtggaaaaagacccggtggaacctgccgagcacgcggagcagggacggtcgaggagacgctcctttgccacatcattccgcaaatcgaagct gtcggcgtccaccgagaaccccgaccagctagccgggtgcggcacaacttcgccagcgacggcgggacaaactgcccagcagccagccgtggaggagcctgtagtaggaactccgcctggacctcagcaggcggacaaCCAAACGCCAGTTcccgagcggctggtcgagaagacagccgagcagagtacaagtgctccgagcacgaacCTTGCTGAAgcggataccatggcgccaagggagccggatctagccgaggagcagcagccagaagtggcccagagcattcttgccgacgcgacggctcgtggaaaagccctggtggttgtggagtctgcagactccagaccagcgccgcctcccgaacaggaggctgaagaggaagaagtagaagaggtcctgggccgtccccaagataggcgacaacatgtatatgtgtcgcgctatcggaacgacgaatgggttatgcacgaagaaatcccagagatcgaagagaccctaagagtcgaacgggcggccaagcgtctggtgacagaagtccag gacctgatgaaaaccgcaaaataccgaaagaggtgcttcgaccagattgaaggaatcacggcgaccaataaataa
- the LOC136527473 gene encoding uncharacterized protein isoform X3 produces the protein MGGTIHDQGSHTTNVLQAWVIYKEANWISSAVWVVLLCCFGSAATCTYIVKKLFEVTSAGSSQDPLDLLFIRQGNLSQRKCSYIVIGRVIFSILGIFMAAVVVYTVINDGLPFRKELLTPWMAATLIDFYINIFAISVWVTHKESSWISTTIWIVLLICFGSITTCGYIVLQLFKVSYQDPIYHVLLNSHSKYGIPTSL, from the exons GCTTGGGTTATCTACAAGGAAGCAAACTGGATTAGTTCTGCTGTGTGGGTGGTTCTGTTGTGTTGCTTTGGCAG TGCTGCTACTTGCACTTATATTGTTAAGAAACTTTTTGAAGTAACATCTGCGGGGTCATCCCAAGATCCACTTGATCTTCTGTTTATCAG GCAAGGTAATCTATCCCAAAGAAAGTGCTCTTATATTGTAATCGGAAGGGTTATTTTCAGCATTTTGGGAATATTCATGGCTGCGGTTGTCGTATATACTGTCATCAATGATGGACTACCTTTTAGGAAGGAATTGTTGACACC GTGGATGGCGGCAACCTTAATTGATTTCTATATAAATATCTTTGCAATATCG GTCTGGGTTACTCACAAGGAGTCATCTTGGATATCAACTACCATTTGGATTGTCTTGTTGATATGCTTCGGAAG CATCACAACATGCGGCTACATTGTCCTCCAACTTTTCAAAGTATCATATCAAGATCCAATCTACCACGTGCTATTGAACTCTCACAGCAAGTATGGAATTCCAACTTCACTGTGA